One region of Rhizophagus irregularis chromosome 20, complete sequence genomic DNA includes:
- a CDS encoding uncharacterized protein (SECRETED:cutsite_ILA-FP; SECRETED:prob_0.8306); SECRETED:SignalP(1-21) → MHLKYLLLMIFAFGSARMILAFPLDKRCGGYKRDAYGYKRDAEAEAYGYKRDAYGYKRDAEAEAYGYKRDAYGYKRDAEAEAYGYKRDAEAEAYGYKRDAYGYKRDAEAEAYGYKRDAYGYKRDAEAEAYGYKRDADPVNKRQEEKRQEEKRQEEKRQEEKRQEEKRQEEKRQEEKRQEEKRQEEKRQEEKRQEEKRQEEKRQEEKRQEEKRQEEKRQEEKRQEEKRQEEKRQEEKRQEEKRQEEKRDANPAKKRQEEKRQEEKRQEEKRQEEKRQEEKRQEEKRQEEKRQEEKRQEEKRQEEKRQEERRQEERRQEERRQEEKRQEERRQEE, encoded by the exons atgcatttaaaatatttattgctGATGATCTTCGCCTTTGGCTCAGCaa gaatGATACTTGCATTCCCACtag ATAAACGTTGTGGTGGTTACAAGCGGGACGCATATGGTTACAAACGTGACGCCGAAGCAGAAGCATATGGTTACAAGCGGGACGCATATGGTTACAAACGCGACGCCGAAGCAGAAGCATATGGTTACAAGCGGGACGCATATGGTTACAAACGTGACGCCGAAGCCGAAGCATATGGTTACAAACGCGACGCCGAAGCAGAAGCATATGGTTACAAACGGGACGCATATGGTTACAAACGTGACGCCGAAGCAGAAGCATATGGTTACAAGCGTGACGCATATGGTTACAAACGCGACGCCGAAGCAGAAGCATATGGTTACAAGCGTGACGCCGACCCAGTAAATAAACGCCAAGAAGAGAAACGCCAAGAAGAGAAACGCCAAGAAGAGAAACGCCAAGAAGAGAAACGCCAAGAGGAGAAACGCCAAGAGGAAAAACGCCAAGAGGAAAAACGCCAAGAGGAGAAACGCCAAGAAGAAAAACGCCAAGAGGAAAAACGCCAAGAGGAAAAACGACAAGAGGAAAAACGACAAGAGGAAAAACGCCAAGAGGAAAAACGACAGGAAGAGAAACGCCAAGAAGAGAAACGACAAGAAGAGAAACGACAAGAAGAGAAACGCCAGGAAGAGAAACGCCAAGAGGAGAAACGACAAGAGGAGAAGCGTGACGCCAACCCAGCAAAGAAACGACAAGAAGAGAAACGTCAAGAGGAGAAACGTCAAGAGGAGAAACGACAAGAAGAGAAACGACAAGAAGAGAAACGACAAGAAGAGAAACGACAAGAAGAGAAACGACAGGAAGAGAAACGACAGGAAGAGAAACGACAAGAAGAGAAACGACAAGAGGAGAGACGTCAAGAAGAAAGACGCCAAGAGGAGAGACGCCAAGAGGAGAAACGTCAAGAAGAGAGACGCCAAGAAGAGTAA